The genomic window TAATAATGTTAAACATTCCTGGATTTAACCAACATTCTCTCACCACTAGCCTAGGAAATATGGTCTATTATACGGCTGATGGTTTACCTTGGCTGACCACAGGAGAAACCCTATCAGATCGACCCACCTTAGTCTTTTTACACGGATTTGGAGGGGGTTCAAGTGCTTACGAATGGTCCCAGGTCTATCCTGCGTTTGCTAACGAGTATCGTATCATCGCACCGGACTTAATTGGTTGGGGAGAGTCTTCACATTTAGAGAGAAATTATACTATTGAGGATTATTTGACGACCCTAACAGAATTTATCGAGAAGATTTCTGAGGAACCGGTAATTGCGATCGCCTCTTCTTTAACGGCAGCATTGACCATTAGAGTAGCTGTGACTCGGCCGGAATTGTTTAAATCATTAATTTTAACCACGCCGGCAGGATTATCAGATTTTGGTGAAAATTATACCCGAAGTTTCTTTGCTCAATTGGTCAGTACCCCCATCATCGATCGCTTTATTTATGACTTTGGGGTGGCTAATGAAATGGGAATTCGTAACTTTTTAGAAAATCGTCAATTTGCTAATGCTGAACGGGTTTATCCTGAAATTGTATCTACTTATTTAGCTTCAGCAACCCAACCATTAGCTGAATATAGTGCGCTATCTTTTGTCAGAGGAGATTTATGTTTTGATCTGGCACAATATATTGAACAATTGACCGTTCCTACAGCTATGATTTGGGGAAAAAAATCTCAGTTTACTGGCCCTGATATTGGTCGCAAATTGGCTAAGAAGAATCCCACAGCTATCAAATGCTTTGAAGTTATAGAAGAAGTTGGTTTAACCCCACAATTAGAACTTCCTGCCGTTACCATTGGGTTAATTCGTCGATTTTTAACTAAAGATTTAGTATGATCTAGCAGTTCCTATACTGGGGAGGATTCACCGTGAGCATCATGAGTCCGAAAAATCCTATAACCCTTTTCAATGAATAATGAATGAAGGTATGTCATTGAATTCTAGAGTGACTTTGCAAACGAACCTTTCTAAACTTCTAATTTTAAAAGGATTATCGTTTGCTTGGTTTCCCATTCCCACTATCATGTTATTTTATGGATCTCATGGGTTATCAATTGAACAATCGATTTTTCTCAAAACCGTTCTTTCTTTATCAATTTTTTTGTTAGAAATACCTTCAGGATATATTGCAGATCAATGGGGAAGAAAATTTTGTCTTGTCAGTGGTAGTGGAATTTGGGTTATAAGTTGGTTAATTTATTGTACTCAAGAGACATTTTCCTGGTTTATTGTCGCAGAAGGGTTAACAGGAGTAGCAGGTAGTTTAATTTCTGGGGCGGATATAGCCTTAACTTATGATACTTTATTACAATTAGGACGCACCCAAGAATACCGTCAATTTGAGGGAAAATTAGTGGCGATCGCAGGAATTAGTGAAGCCATTTGTGGTTTGATTGGGGCTTTGGTTGCTCAATATAATTTAGTCTATCCTTTTTATTTACAAACAGTTTGTTTGATTTTTTATTGTTTTTTGGCGACTCAACTTATTGAGCCTAAAGATGAAGCTTTAGAACTGTCTCAAGATCCCCAGAATTTATGGTCAATTGTCAAGAATGCTTTAATTATTAATGCTTCAATTCGCTGGTTTATTTTATTAAGCGGTACATTTTCAGTGGCAACGTTTTTGATGGTTTGGTTATCTCAAACCTATCTATCTAATTATAATGTACCGACGGCTTGGTTTGGAGTGGTTTGGGTTGGGTTTCATGGGGGGATGAGTTGCGCTTCTTTATCTGCTAACAACCTTGAACAAACCTTTGGATTGAAAAAAAGCTTAGTCTTATTAATTATCTTATTGGCAAGTTCTTATCTATTTTTAGGAATAATTGATCAAGTTTGGGGTATTTTATTTGTTGCCGTTATTTATTGTGTCAGAGGTTGGATCACTCCTATACTCAACGAAGCAATTAATAAGCTGGTTCCTTCTGTGACACGAGCCACTGTTTTTTCCATTAAAAGTTTTGTTTTTCGTTTGGGTTTTGCTATTATTGGAACAGCTTCGGGATGGTTAGCGGATCAACAATCCTTAAATCTATCATTAATAATAATAGGTATAATTTTTTTAATCTTTAGTTTATTTTGTTGGCAAAACTTGATTAAATTAAAAGCTATCTAAAAAAATACTGATTATGTATAAATAAATCTTCTCTCCACTCCCTACTCTCTACTCCTTCAAGAAATATGTCTCTTCCCTCAACCATCATCATTAAATTAGGTAAATTTGTTTGGACTACGATGTGGCATCAAATGATGTCTCAGTTAGCCCCTCGTAACGAATCTGGGGCTTATATACGACCTGAAAGCGAATTTCGTCATGACATCAATGATCAGCCTGAGAACGTCTATAAACCTGAATCTGGTCGTTATGCTTTATATGTCGGCATCGGTTGTCCTTGGGCCCATCGGACGCTGGTGGTGCGTGGCTTAAAAGGGCTAGAATCAGCGATTTCGGTGGTTTGGGTGAGGGGAGAAGCCACAGAAGGGGGTTGGATGCTAGAAACACCACAAGAGGGTTGTCACAGCTTAAAAGATGTTTATCAACGCAGTCAACCTGGCTATCAAGGAAGGGCGACAGTGCCGGTTTTGTGGGACAAACAAACTCAAACCGTGGTTAATAACGAAAGTGCTGATATTATTGAAATTCTGAATCGAGAATTCAATCAATGGGCCCAGCAGCCAGACCTGGATCTTTATCCTACCTCACAAAAAGAGTCCATTGACAGCTTAAATGAGCGCATTTATCACACCGTCAACAATGGAGTGTATCGCTGCGGTTTTGCTCAAAGTCAATCTGCTTATGAACAAGCTTGTAATGAGTTATTTTCGACCCTGGATGAATTAGAAAAAATATTAACCGATCATCGTTATTTATGTGGGGAAAATATTACCTTAGCCGATGTGAGACTGTTTACTACCTTGTTTCGTTTTGATGCGGTTTACTATGGATTGTTTAAATGTAATAAACGTCGTATCCGAGACTATGAAAATTTATATGGTTATTTACAAGATATTTATCAACTTCCTGGGGTGTCTTCTACTTGTGATTTAGAAAAAGTTAAACAAGATTACTATCATAATTTATTTCCCCTCAATCCAGGAGGAATTATTCCATCAGGGCCAGACCAAGAAGAATTATTATTGCCCCATCATCGAGAGAAGATTAAGCTTTCTTCTATTAAAGAATAAATGGTTGATGAATTAAGCTAAAATCAATTATCATTCAATCGTTAATATTCAAGGCAACAGGTAAGAGTGAGGAAATTGGGAGAAATGAAAGAAGACTGGCAAGGGTGAGGCAGATAAATCATGGTTCAACGGGTGCAAAAAATTTTATCTCAATGGGGAGTTGCTTCCCGTCGTCATGCTGAGGATATGATTGTCGCCGGACGAGTTAGGCTAAACGGGGAAATCGTAACATTAGGAGATAAAGCCGATCCTAATTGCGATCGCCTTGAAGTAGATGGCAAACTCATTCAACCCAATCAACGGCCTCAACTACTTTATATATTAATGAATAAACCGATAGGAGTGGTTTGCACCTGTAATGATCCCCAAAATCGATCCATTGTCTTAGATTTCTTACCCAAAGCGTTCAGTCAGGGGACAGGAATTCACCCCGTAGGAAGACTCGATTTTAACTCTTCTGGTGCTTTACTGTTAACAAATGATGGAGAATTAACCCTAAGATTAACCCATCCCCGTTACCATTTACCCAAAACCTATGAAGTCTGGGTTCAAGGATATCCTACAGAAGAAAGATTACAACAGTGGCGCGAAGGTGTTATGCTAATGGGCAAAAAGACTTTACCGGCTCAGGTAGAAGTGATTCGTCGTTCTCGTCAGCACACTTGCTTGAAAGTAGTTCTTACTGAAGGAAGAAATCGCCAAATTCGTCGTATTGTTCAACACCTTGGTTTCCATGTTCTCCGACTCCATCGCACTGCTATTGGTCCTCTTGTTCTATCTTCTCCTAATGAAAGTAGCTTACCCAGTGGACAGCATCGTTTGCTTACCCCTTCAGAAATTCGTTTTCTCAAGCGTCGTGCCAACCTTATCACTGAAACGGAAGGGAAGCTGATTGAATAAATATGTCCAGGAAACAATCGTCACTCAATTCTTCTCATCACAATACCAATCACACCCAAGAATCTCAATGTCAGACTCCTGTGGTGACGGACAATAGTAAATGGCAACAGCTATGGGATAAATTTATCTTAAAGGGATATCAAACTAGGGAGGAATCAAACGGAGAACAACCCCCCTCGTCACCGCCTAAAAAAATAGTTTATCTCAAACTATTACTGAAGTTCTTATCTAAATTTTCAAGAAAAAATAAGCATTATTTTGATCCTAAACAGTTACAGAAAGAAATCTTAGAAGATATCGGTCAGCAATTGCATGATGAGCGTCAAAAACAGGGGTTAAGTCTTGAGTTGATTTCTGAGGAAACTCGCATTTCTGTGGGTTTATTAGAAGCGATTGAAAAAGCGAAACTAGAAGAATTACCTGAAGCCATTTATACTCGTAGTTTTATTAAAAAATTTGCTGATTTTTTAGGGCTAGATGGAAAAGGTTTATCAGAAAGTTTTCCCCTAGATAGTAATCCTAAGTCCCAAGAATCTTCAAGATTTCGTTTTTTCTTTCCTGTCTTACAATTTCGTCCGTTACATCTTTATTTTTTGTATATTATTATTGTTGTTATTTCCGTTCAGAGTATTTCTAATAAATTGAAACGGGCTGCCACAGAAGGAGCGATCGAAGAATTACCTGTTCCTGTGGTGATTTCTCCCCCTCCTTCCCCCATAGAAAAACCAGTAATAGTAAAGGTTCATAGTAAAGGAAAATCAACCTTAAAAGTCATGGTAGATGGTAAAACCACTTTTGACGGAACATTAACCAAAGAAAGCCAAAAAACCTGGGAAGCCAATAAAAATATTACCCTCGAAGCTAGTAACGCCGGTTTAATTTTAGTCACATTTAATAACCAAAATGCGAAACGATTAGGTAAATTAGGAGAAAACAAAAAAGTAACTTATTCTCTTCCTAATATTTCTAATAATTCAAGGGAACAGGAAAAAGTTAACCAGCAAGAGTAATTATACCAAATCCGCTTATTTTAGTAGAGTAACTTTTTTCTCCCTTCTCCCTGCTTCGAGACTTGATACTATACTATCTAAAGCGGATCTCGTCTTATTAATTATTTAAGGTGCATCTTCCCATTCTGCTGTCAAAGTACGATAATTAAAATCTTTTACCCCTGGATGACAAACAATACAATTTTTAGTGCTGATGGGTTCATCAAATTCAACACGAGGATGAAGAATTTTAAAATACTGAGATTGCTCAATATAATAAGGAACAGGGGCATCTTTGAGTAAAATAGGGCGAGAATTGCTTTTGAGGTAATCCCACATTAAGACTTGACTCAGACGAATCATATTAGGAACTGAGGTTCCATAGTGTTTCTGTGGGTTTTCTAGAAGTTCTTGCCAGGTTTCTGTGGGTAACACTTCTGGAGGAATGGCAATATGACACCCCGAACAAGTAGACAGATAGATGTCTTTTCCTGCTTCAACCGTCGAACGATTTGGCCCAAGAGGCCCGATAGATTGAGATTGTGCTAAGGTATGACTCGGTTTTGCTGCGAAGGCTTGGGTAAATGCTGAACCCACACTGACACACCATAAAAGAATCCCTAGAGAAATGACTAAATATAATAGATTTGATCGCTTAAAATGCAACAATTTTCGTAGTTTCAGCATATTTTGTCAAAAATATCTTTATAAAATAATTATCTATTGGATAATTTTAATTTTATATGGTTTCCATTTTATTCAATTAAAACCCAGAAATCAACAGTTAAGGGTTTAGCATTGCTAAACCCCTACAAGTCTTAACAAACCTAATATTTTCTATCACTAATAGATAATTATTTATCCTCCTAGGGAAAAGAAAAAATCATAATTCCGAATTCCGAATTCCGAACTCTGAACTCAGGTTTTGATAACGTCCCAATGCAATTAAAGGAAAATAATGACGATAGAAATGATAGCGGATATAGAAATGACAAGGAAAACCGGTGCCAGTAAATTCTGATTCTTCCCAAGTTCCTTCCTCGGTTTGGGTGTTTAATAAGTAGCTA from Crocosphaera subtropica ATCC 51142 includes these protein-coding regions:
- a CDS encoding alpha/beta fold hydrolase, translated to MLNIPGFNQHSLTTSLGNMVYYTADGLPWLTTGETLSDRPTLVFLHGFGGGSSAYEWSQVYPAFANEYRIIAPDLIGWGESSHLERNYTIEDYLTTLTEFIEKISEEPVIAIASSLTAALTIRVAVTRPELFKSLILTTPAGLSDFGENYTRSFFAQLVSTPIIDRFIYDFGVANEMGIRNFLENRQFANAERVYPEIVSTYLASATQPLAEYSALSFVRGDLCFDLAQYIEQLTVPTAMIWGKKSQFTGPDIGRKLAKKNPTAIKCFEVIEEVGLTPQLELPAVTIGLIRRFLTKDLV
- a CDS encoding MFS transporter; this encodes MSLNSRVTLQTNLSKLLILKGLSFAWFPIPTIMLFYGSHGLSIEQSIFLKTVLSLSIFLLEIPSGYIADQWGRKFCLVSGSGIWVISWLIYCTQETFSWFIVAEGLTGVAGSLISGADIALTYDTLLQLGRTQEYRQFEGKLVAIAGISEAICGLIGALVAQYNLVYPFYLQTVCLIFYCFLATQLIEPKDEALELSQDPQNLWSIVKNALIINASIRWFILLSGTFSVATFLMVWLSQTYLSNYNVPTAWFGVVWVGFHGGMSCASLSANNLEQTFGLKKSLVLLIILLASSYLFLGIIDQVWGILFVAVIYCVRGWITPILNEAINKLVPSVTRATVFSIKSFVFRLGFAIIGTASGWLADQQSLNLSLIIIGIIFLIFSLFCWQNLIKLKAI
- a CDS encoding glutathione S-transferase family protein, giving the protein MSLPSTIIIKLGKFVWTTMWHQMMSQLAPRNESGAYIRPESEFRHDINDQPENVYKPESGRYALYVGIGCPWAHRTLVVRGLKGLESAISVVWVRGEATEGGWMLETPQEGCHSLKDVYQRSQPGYQGRATVPVLWDKQTQTVVNNESADIIEILNREFNQWAQQPDLDLYPTSQKESIDSLNERIYHTVNNGVYRCGFAQSQSAYEQACNELFSTLDELEKILTDHRYLCGENITLADVRLFTTLFRFDAVYYGLFKCNKRRIRDYENLYGYLQDIYQLPGVSSTCDLEKVKQDYYHNLFPLNPGGIIPSGPDQEELLLPHHREKIKLSSIKE
- a CDS encoding pseudouridine synthase; this encodes MVQRVQKILSQWGVASRRHAEDMIVAGRVRLNGEIVTLGDKADPNCDRLEVDGKLIQPNQRPQLLYILMNKPIGVVCTCNDPQNRSIVLDFLPKAFSQGTGIHPVGRLDFNSSGALLLTNDGELTLRLTHPRYHLPKTYEVWVQGYPTEERLQQWREGVMLMGKKTLPAQVEVIRRSRQHTCLKVVLTEGRNRQIRRIVQHLGFHVLRLHRTAIGPLVLSSPNESSLPSGQHRLLTPSEIRFLKRRANLITETEGKLIE
- a CDS encoding helix-turn-helix domain-containing protein yields the protein MSRKQSSLNSSHHNTNHTQESQCQTPVVTDNSKWQQLWDKFILKGYQTREESNGEQPPSSPPKKIVYLKLLLKFLSKFSRKNKHYFDPKQLQKEILEDIGQQLHDERQKQGLSLELISEETRISVGLLEAIEKAKLEELPEAIYTRSFIKKFADFLGLDGKGLSESFPLDSNPKSQESSRFRFFFPVLQFRPLHLYFLYIIIVVISVQSISNKLKRAATEGAIEELPVPVVISPPPSPIEKPVIVKVHSKGKSTLKVMVDGKTTFDGTLTKESQKTWEANKNITLEASNAGLILVTFNNQNAKRLGKLGENKKVTYSLPNISNNSREQEKVNQQE
- a CDS encoding low-redox potential cytochrome — encoded protein: MLKLRKLLHFKRSNLLYLVISLGILLWCVSVGSAFTQAFAAKPSHTLAQSQSIGPLGPNRSTVEAGKDIYLSTCSGCHIAIPPEVLPTETWQELLENPQKHYGTSVPNMIRLSQVLMWDYLKSNSRPILLKDAPVPYYIEQSQYFKILHPRVEFDEPISTKNCIVCHPGVKDFNYRTLTAEWEDAP